In a genomic window of Fusobacterium perfoetens:
- a CDS encoding polyprenyl synthetase family protein: protein MLKNFLSEKKVFVEDSINLFLNELTYPTQIAEGMKYAVLNGGKRIRPILLLMILDLFDKDEKLGVPSAAALEMIHSYSLVHDDLPALDNDDYRRGKLTTHKKFGEAEGILIGDALLTHAFYILTEKNLNLLSPEKIVEIVRLTSSYAGINGMIGGQMIDIESENKKIDMETLKYIHKNKTGKLLRLPIEIGCVISETSKDIREKLEKFADLIGLAFQIKDDILDIEGDFETLGKPIGSDAELNKSTYPSLIGLDESKKLLQEIVDEAKNIIKENFSHEKGKMLIELTDYIAFRKN from the coding sequence ATGCTTAAGAATTTTTTAAGTGAAAAGAAAGTTTTTGTTGAAGACAGTATCAATCTGTTTTTAAATGAATTAACTTATCCAACTCAGATTGCTGAGGGAATGAAATACGCTGTTTTAAATGGTGGTAAGAGAATAAGACCTATTTTACTTTTGATGATTTTAGATCTATTTGATAAAGATGAAAAATTAGGTGTACCGTCAGCTGCGGCTCTAGAGATGATACACTCTTATTCACTGGTTCACGATGATTTACCAGCTCTTGATAATGATGATTATAGACGTGGTAAACTTACTACTCATAAAAAATTTGGAGAGGCAGAGGGGATATTAATAGGAGATGCTCTACTTACTCACGCTTTCTATATCTTAACTGAAAAAAATCTAAACCTACTTTCTCCTGAAAAAATAGTTGAAATAGTAAGACTAACTTCTAGTTATGCTGGTATTAACGGTATGATTGGTGGACAGATGATAGATATTGAAAGTGAAAATAAAAAAATCGATATGGAAACTTTAAAATATATCCATAAAAATAAAACTGGTAAACTTTTAAGACTTCCTATCGAAATCGGTTGTGTTATCTCTGAAACTTCAAAAGATATAAGAGAAAAATTAGAAAAATTTGCTGACTTAATCGGTCTTGCATTCCAAATAAAAGATGATATACTAGACATCGAAGGAGATTTTGAAACTTTAGGTAAACCTATTGGAAGTGATGCAGAACTTAATAAATCTACTTATCCGTCACTTATAGGACTTGATGAAAGTAAAAAACTTCTACAAGAGATTGTTGATGAAGCTAAAAATATTATCAAAGAAAACTTCTCTCACGAAAAAGGAAAAATGTTGATAGAACTTACAGATTATATTGCTTTCAGAAAAAATTAA
- the xseB gene encoding exodeoxyribonuclease VII small subunit, which produces MGKSISFEKALENIDEIISKLENESLTLDESIKEYEKAMKYIKTAKDIIDSAEGKLLKVIKDSNDEIQIEEFEVKENA; this is translated from the coding sequence ATGGGAAAATCTATTTCATTTGAAAAGGCTTTAGAAAATATCGACGAGATTATATCAAAGTTAGAGAATGAAAGTCTAACTCTTGATGAATCAATAAAAGAATATGAAAAAGCTATGAAGTATATAAAAACTGCAAAAGATATTATCGACAGTGCTGAGGGTAAACTTTTAAAAGTTATAAAAGACAGCAATGATGAAATACAAATAGAAGAGTTCGAGGTGAAAGAAAATGCTTAA